A DNA window from Actinomadura coerulea contains the following coding sequences:
- a CDS encoding carbohydrate ABC transporter permease, producing the protein MPPTARPAPAASAAGAAGPPESAARLPAPPRRRRGGFLNPPWWFAAPALLVYALIVLYPSASGIVYAFTDWNGIGDRSFVGVDNFDRLLRDDAARGSLVNTLLLTVAIVVVQNGIGLLLALGVHTRIRSRAVLRVVFFAPAVVSPVMVAFLWKYVYNPAPDAGLNGILGAVGLGSLRQDWLGDPSLALWSVAGMVIWQFSGYSMVIFLAGLEGVPVELHEAAMIDGAGRFQRFRSVTWPLLAPAVTINVMLSTIGGLKLFDQVYAATSGGPGHASETLSTVLYKQAFVFGNYGYSTAIALVLALFVAAVSLIQIRYLRGREVA; encoded by the coding sequence GTGCCCCCCACCGCACGTCCGGCACCGGCCGCTTCGGCGGCCGGTGCCGCGGGACCTCCCGAGAGCGCGGCGCGCCTCCCGGCGCCGCCCCGCCGCCGGCGCGGCGGGTTCCTGAACCCGCCGTGGTGGTTCGCGGCGCCCGCCCTGCTGGTGTACGCGCTGATCGTCCTGTATCCGAGCGCCAGCGGCATCGTCTACGCCTTCACCGACTGGAACGGCATCGGCGACCGGTCGTTCGTCGGCGTCGACAACTTCGACCGCCTGCTGCGGGACGACGCCGCGCGCGGGTCGCTGGTCAACACCCTGCTGCTGACGGTCGCGATCGTCGTCGTCCAGAACGGCATCGGACTGCTGCTCGCGCTGGGCGTGCACACGCGCATCAGGTCGCGGGCGGTGCTGCGGGTCGTCTTCTTCGCGCCCGCCGTCGTCAGCCCCGTGATGGTGGCGTTCCTGTGGAAGTACGTCTACAACCCGGCGCCGGACGCGGGGCTCAACGGGATCCTCGGCGCGGTGGGGCTCGGCTCCCTGCGCCAGGACTGGCTCGGCGACCCCTCGCTCGCGCTGTGGTCGGTGGCCGGCATGGTGATCTGGCAGTTCTCCGGCTACTCGATGGTCATCTTCCTCGCGGGGCTGGAGGGGGTGCCCGTGGAGCTGCACGAGGCCGCGATGATCGACGGCGCCGGGCGGTTCCAGCGGTTCCGCAGCGTGACGTGGCCGCTGCTCGCGCCCGCCGTCACCATCAACGTCATGCTGTCCACCATCGGCGGGCTCAAGCTGTTCGACCAGGTCTACGCGGCCACGAGCGGCGGGCCGGGCCACGCCAGCGAGACGCTCTCAACGGTCCTGTACAAGCAGGCGTTCGTGTTCGGCAACTACGGCTACAGCACGGCGATCGCGCTGGTCCTGGCGCTGTTCGTCGCCGCGGTCTCGCTGATCCAGATCCGGTACCTGCGCGGTCGGGAGGTGGCATGA
- a CDS encoding alpha-L-rhamnosidase produces MTGSLGRGLTPYGLRCDHRAEPLGVDEPAPLLSWRLASGRRGDAPAGLRVRVRADDGAPVWDTGAVADPSAVSVRYRGPALRPRTRYRWTVTVTDAAGAASREESWFETGMLSPAAWSAVWITHDPSVQDVMDAPEEGELALADHGLQPAVRLRKAFEAAAAPVAARLYVTARGLYETRLNGARVGDAELAPGWTDYRDRVDYQVYDVTDLVRTGANMLAATVADGWWSGFAGFDERRAGAHYGTFPQLLAELHLVHADGSADVVATGDDWQSARSPFRYADLLKGECHDLRRETPGWDLPSGGRDGAGWRPAWVAATDRSRLTASVAPPVRAVRELPARSVARVSGDRFLVDFGQNFAGRVRLTARGLTPGGRVVVRHGEALDEAGALYTANLRTADATDVLIAGEDAEAVFEPRFTYHGFRYAEVTGLSSLAAADVTGVVLHSDTPWAGDFTCSDPDVDRLHQAISWGQRSNFVSVPTDCPQRDERLGWLADAQVFLPTACLNADVAAFFDGWLREVRGAQSPDGAFGNVAPKIAGVADEGAPGWGDAGVLVPWHLYRVYGDERFLERNLDAMCAWVDHVHRHNPDLVWTRRTGPHFADWLAPAPTPRDVLATAYFARSAALTARAAEILGADEAAARYGALAAHVRKTFAERFVSPDGRVSGDTQTAYLLALAFELLPGELVPGAVRRLAELVEEAGPGLTTGFLGVGLIAPVLDAHGRADLAHALLRRTDPPSWLYPLRHGATTVWERWDGYTPERGFQAAAMNSFNHYALGSVGEWLYRGVAGLDQAPGSAGYRDLLIRPRPGGLTEASARYESVRGLVSTAWTRRDGVFDLRVAVPPGATATVHIPTDDPGGVRESGIPVADAPGVSVAGTARRELRCRTGSGEYRFTAPLQ; encoded by the coding sequence GTGACGGGTTCCCTTGGCCGAGGCCTCACGCCCTACGGGCTCCGCTGCGACCACCGGGCGGAACCGCTCGGGGTCGACGAGCCCGCGCCGCTGCTGTCGTGGCGGCTGGCCTCCGGGCGGCGTGGCGACGCGCCCGCGGGCCTCCGGGTCCGGGTCCGCGCCGACGACGGCGCCCCGGTCTGGGACACGGGCGCCGTGGCCGACCCGTCCGCCGTCTCCGTCCGCTACCGCGGCCCGGCGCTGCGGCCCCGCACCCGGTACCGCTGGACGGTCACCGTCACCGACGCGGCCGGCGCCGCCTCGCGGGAGGAGTCCTGGTTCGAGACCGGGATGCTGAGCCCCGCCGCCTGGTCGGCCGTCTGGATCACGCACGACCCGTCCGTCCAGGACGTCATGGACGCGCCCGAGGAGGGCGAGCTCGCCCTCGCCGACCACGGCCTGCAGCCCGCCGTCCGCCTGCGGAAGGCGTTCGAAGCCGCCGCCGCGCCGGTCGCCGCGCGCCTCTACGTCACCGCCCGCGGCCTCTACGAGACGCGCCTCAACGGCGCGCGGGTCGGGGACGCCGAGCTCGCCCCCGGCTGGACGGACTACCGCGACCGCGTCGACTACCAGGTCTACGACGTGACCGACCTGGTCCGGACGGGCGCGAACATGCTGGCGGCCACGGTCGCGGACGGCTGGTGGAGCGGGTTCGCCGGCTTCGACGAGCGCCGCGCCGGCGCGCACTACGGAACGTTCCCGCAACTGCTGGCCGAGCTTCACCTCGTGCACGCCGACGGCTCCGCCGACGTCGTCGCGACCGGCGACGACTGGCAGAGCGCGCGGTCGCCCTTCCGGTACGCCGACCTGCTCAAGGGGGAGTGCCACGACCTGCGCCGCGAGACCCCGGGCTGGGACCTGCCGTCCGGCGGCCGCGACGGCGCGGGATGGCGGCCCGCCTGGGTCGCCGCCACCGACCGGAGCCGGCTCACGGCCTCGGTCGCGCCGCCGGTCCGCGCCGTCCGGGAGCTGCCGGCGCGGTCGGTCGCCCGCGTCTCAGGCGACCGGTTCCTGGTCGACTTCGGGCAGAACTTCGCCGGACGCGTCCGGCTCACCGCCCGCGGGCTGACCCCCGGCGGCCGGGTGGTCGTCAGGCACGGCGAGGCCCTGGACGAGGCGGGCGCGCTCTACACCGCCAACCTGCGCACCGCCGACGCGACGGACGTGCTGATCGCCGGGGAGGACGCCGAGGCCGTCTTCGAGCCGCGCTTCACCTACCACGGCTTCCGGTACGCCGAGGTGACCGGCCTGAGCTCCCTAGCCGCGGCCGACGTCACCGGGGTGGTGCTGCACAGCGACACGCCCTGGGCGGGGGACTTCACCTGCTCCGACCCGGACGTCGACCGCCTCCACCAGGCGATCTCCTGGGGGCAGCGCTCCAACTTCGTCAGCGTCCCCACCGACTGCCCGCAGCGCGACGAGCGGCTCGGCTGGCTGGCCGACGCGCAGGTCTTCCTGCCGACCGCGTGCCTCAACGCCGACGTCGCCGCGTTCTTCGACGGCTGGCTGCGCGAGGTGCGCGGCGCGCAGTCGCCGGACGGCGCGTTCGGCAACGTGGCACCCAAGATCGCGGGCGTGGCCGACGAGGGCGCGCCCGGCTGGGGCGACGCGGGCGTCCTCGTTCCCTGGCACCTCTACCGCGTGTACGGGGACGAGCGCTTCCTGGAGCGCAACCTCGACGCCATGTGCGCCTGGGTCGACCACGTCCACCGGCACAACCCCGACCTGGTGTGGACCCGCCGCACCGGCCCGCACTTCGCCGACTGGCTCGCGCCCGCCCCCACCCCGCGCGACGTCCTCGCCACCGCCTACTTCGCCCGCAGCGCCGCCCTGACGGCGCGCGCCGCCGAGATCCTCGGCGCGGACGAGGCCGCGGCCCGGTACGGCGCGCTCGCGGCCCACGTCCGCAAGACGTTCGCCGAGCGGTTCGTGTCGCCGGACGGGCGGGTCAGCGGCGACACCCAGACCGCCTACCTGCTGGCCCTGGCGTTCGAGCTGCTCCCGGGCGAGCTGGTCCCGGGCGCGGTGCGTCGCCTCGCCGAACTGGTCGAGGAGGCCGGGCCCGGCCTCACCACCGGGTTCCTCGGCGTGGGGCTGATCGCACCCGTCCTCGACGCGCACGGCCGCGCCGACCTCGCGCACGCCCTCCTGCGCCGCACCGACCCGCCCTCCTGGCTGTACCCGCTGCGGCACGGCGCGACCACCGTGTGGGAGCGCTGGGACGGCTACACCCCCGAGCGCGGGTTCCAGGCCGCGGCGATGAACTCGTTCAACCACTACGCGCTCGGCTCGGTCGGCGAATGGCTCTACCGGGGCGTCGCCGGACTCGACCAGGCGCCCGGCTCGGCCGGGTACCGCGACCTGCTGATCCGGCCGAGGCCCGGCGGGCTGACCGAGGCGAGCGCCCGCTACGAGTCGGTGCGCGGGCTCGTGTCCACCGCCTGGACCCGCCGCGACGGCGTGTTCGACCTGCGGGTGGCGGTGCCGCCGGGCGCGACCGCCACCGTCCACATCCCCACCGACGACCCGGGCGGGGTGCGCGAGAGCGGGATCCCGGTGGCGGACGCCCCCGGGGTCTCGGTCGCCGGAACGGCGCGGCGGGAGCTCCGCTGCCGGACCGGCTCGGGGGAGTACCGCTTCACGGCGCCCCTTCAATGA
- a CDS encoding carbohydrate ABC transporter permease — translation MSLRYGLRTFVLEVVMIAVALAFLFPVYALVTLSLKDKQQIASAPLSPPSSPTLGNYSDAWSRASLGSALLNSTVITVVSLVALIAIGAFAAYFLARCASRLGYTLYVLFLLGIVLPFQLGMIPLFKLADSAGLLGTYQGMIIFYTGIQLPFTIFLYTGFIRALPGDYANAALIDGAGHLQAFTRVVFPLLRPITGTVLILNAVFIWNDFFTPLLYLGGSARETVPVRVFAFVGQYVSDYGLVFAGLVLAALPIIVIFLVLQRYVIKGFASGLKG, via the coding sequence ATGAGCCTGCGTTACGGACTGCGCACGTTCGTCCTGGAAGTCGTGATGATCGCGGTCGCGCTGGCGTTCCTGTTCCCGGTGTACGCGCTCGTCACGCTGTCGCTGAAGGACAAGCAGCAGATCGCCTCGGCGCCGCTGTCCCCGCCGTCGTCGCCGACGCTCGGCAACTACTCCGACGCCTGGTCGCGGGCGTCGCTGGGCTCGGCGCTGCTGAACAGCACGGTGATCACGGTGGTGAGCCTGGTGGCGCTCATCGCGATCGGGGCGTTCGCGGCCTACTTCCTGGCCCGCTGCGCCTCGCGGCTCGGCTACACGCTGTACGTGCTGTTCCTGCTCGGCATCGTGCTGCCGTTCCAGCTCGGCATGATCCCGCTGTTCAAGCTCGCCGACTCGGCGGGCCTGCTCGGCACCTACCAGGGAATGATCATCTTCTACACCGGCATCCAGCTGCCGTTCACGATCTTCCTGTACACGGGGTTCATCCGGGCGCTGCCGGGCGACTACGCGAACGCGGCGCTGATCGACGGCGCCGGCCACCTCCAGGCCTTCACCCGGGTCGTGTTCCCGCTGCTGCGGCCGATCACCGGCACGGTGCTGATCCTCAATGCCGTGTTCATCTGGAACGACTTCTTCACACCGCTGCTGTACCTGGGCGGATCGGCGCGGGAGACGGTGCCGGTGCGGGTCTTCGCCTTCGTCGGCCAGTACGTCTCGGACTACGGCCTGGTCTTCGCCGGCCTGGTCCTCGCCGCCCTCCCGATCATCGTGATCTTCTTGGTGCTGCAGAGGTATGTGATCAAGGGTTTCGCGAGCGGGCTCAAAGGATGA
- a CDS encoding roadblock/LC7 domain-containing protein — MSTDERRLDWLLTSLAERAPGVQHVLVLSRDGLKICHTPGLNNDRADQLAAIASGIQSLSMTASHEFGQGVGAGQAMVEFPGGLLLIIPAGEGAHLAVVARDDADVGLVGHSMNELVEQIGGYLTAAPRTSASR; from the coding sequence ATGAGCACCGATGAGCGTCGACTCGACTGGCTGCTGACGTCCCTCGCCGAACGGGCCCCCGGCGTCCAGCACGTCCTGGTGCTGTCCCGGGACGGCCTGAAGATCTGCCACACCCCCGGTCTGAACAACGACCGGGCCGACCAGCTCGCGGCCATCGCCTCGGGCATCCAGAGCCTGTCCATGACCGCCTCCCACGAGTTCGGCCAGGGCGTCGGCGCCGGCCAGGCGATGGTGGAGTTCCCGGGCGGGCTGCTGCTGATCATCCCGGCCGGCGAGGGCGCGCACCTCGCCGTCGTGGCCCGCGACGACGCCGACGTCGGCCTGGTCGGGCACAGCATGAACGAGCTCGTGGAGCAGATCGGCGGCTATCTGACCGCGGCTCCGCGCACGTCCGCGTCGAGATGA
- a CDS encoding cytochrome P450 family protein — MTTSPLPPFPAANENPLDTCRRLREIAPVVEVEFPGGVPAYLALTHDAVREILAGDNRTFLRDPRHWPALHDGSIPEDWPLRAIVEGGHLSTKDGADHRRLRGLIGKAFTPARVQALEPRVQQIVEGLLDDVVSAGEVVDLVPAFTEALPMWVICELFGVPAEDRPRMREWTATLLAHTTPPEEAFATQNALQAYLHQLAESKQREPGDDLTSDLVEARDEGDRLTTDELVGVLWLMLVAGHETTVHLLGHAIVALSQNPDQLELAKAGDRWADVVEETLRYRHSVMMTSWRFTAKEVTIAGVRVPEGQAVGVAFQAAGLDPAEHGESAERFDITRESNGRVGFGHGPRYCIGASLARLEGRLALAALYRRLPDLTLAVDPDDIPYSPSFFTVGPLSLPVSLGPVRP; from the coding sequence ATGACGACGAGCCCCCTGCCCCCCTTCCCCGCCGCGAACGAGAACCCGCTCGACACCTGCCGTCGGCTGCGGGAGATCGCTCCCGTGGTCGAGGTGGAGTTCCCCGGCGGCGTCCCCGCCTACCTGGCGCTGACCCACGACGCCGTCCGGGAGATCCTCGCCGGGGACAACCGCACCTTCCTGCGCGACCCGCGCCACTGGCCCGCCCTGCACGACGGGTCGATCCCCGAGGACTGGCCGCTGCGCGCCATCGTCGAGGGCGGCCACCTGTCCACCAAGGACGGCGCCGACCACCGCCGGCTGCGCGGCCTGATCGGCAAGGCGTTCACGCCCGCGCGGGTGCAGGCGCTGGAGCCGCGCGTCCAGCAGATCGTGGAGGGCCTGCTCGACGACGTCGTGTCCGCGGGCGAGGTCGTCGACCTGGTCCCCGCCTTCACCGAGGCGCTGCCGATGTGGGTGATCTGCGAGCTGTTCGGCGTCCCCGCCGAGGACCGCCCCCGGATGCGCGAGTGGACCGCGACGCTGCTCGCGCACACCACTCCGCCGGAGGAGGCGTTCGCGACGCAGAACGCCCTTCAGGCCTACCTGCACCAACTGGCCGAGAGCAAGCAGAGGGAACCCGGCGACGACCTCACCTCCGACCTGGTCGAGGCCCGCGACGAGGGCGACCGGCTCACCACCGACGAACTGGTCGGCGTGCTGTGGCTGATGCTCGTCGCCGGGCACGAGACCACCGTCCACCTGCTCGGGCACGCCATCGTGGCGCTGTCCCAGAACCCCGACCAGCTGGAACTGGCCAAGGCCGGGGACCGGTGGGCCGACGTGGTCGAGGAGACCCTGCGCTACCGCCACTCGGTGATGATGACGAGCTGGCGCTTCACCGCGAAGGAAGTGACCATCGCCGGGGTCCGCGTCCCCGAGGGCCAGGCCGTCGGGGTGGCCTTCCAGGCCGCCGGCCTCGACCCGGCGGAGCACGGCGAGAGCGCGGAGCGGTTCGACATCACCCGGGAGTCCAACGGGCGCGTCGGCTTCGGCCACGGCCCCCGGTACTGCATCGGCGCGTCGCTGGCCCGCCTGGAGGGCCGGCTGGCGCTCGCCGCGCTGTACCGGCGGCTGCCGGACCTCACCCTCGCCGTCGACCCGGACGACATCCCCTACTCGCCGTCGTTCTTCACGGTCGGCCCGCTCAGCCTGCCGGTCAGCCTCGGCCCCGTCCGGCCCTGA
- a CDS encoding DeoR/GlpR family DNA-binding transcription regulator, with translation MVEQGGGARGPERRRQDIADIVLSAGSVSAAGLAERFGVSLMTIHRDLDELARQGVVRKHRGGVTAQPSGVFESSVAYRMKSMRPAKDAIAARAAEMVEPGMAVMLDDSTTALALARRLAGVAPLTVVTNFLQAVNLLSAERDIRLMALGGDYDPLHDSFLGVSCVDAIEALNVDLCFVSTSAVSGGFAFHQEQRIVSVKRAMLGAAARSVLLIDHSKLSRVALHRVAPLSAFDRVIVDDGAGADALRGLDEHKVAYELATA, from the coding sequence ATGGTCGAGCAGGGCGGAGGCGCGCGCGGACCGGAGCGGCGCCGGCAGGACATCGCCGACATCGTCCTGTCCGCCGGGTCGGTCTCGGCCGCCGGGCTCGCCGAGCGCTTCGGCGTCAGCCTCATGACGATCCACCGCGACCTCGACGAGCTCGCGCGCCAGGGCGTCGTCCGCAAGCACCGCGGCGGGGTGACCGCGCAGCCGTCCGGGGTGTTCGAGAGCAGCGTCGCCTACCGGATGAAGTCGATGCGGCCCGCCAAGGACGCCATCGCCGCCAGGGCCGCCGAGATGGTGGAGCCGGGCATGGCGGTCATGCTCGACGACTCCACCACGGCGCTGGCGCTGGCGCGCAGGCTGGCCGGCGTGGCGCCCCTGACCGTCGTCACCAACTTCCTGCAGGCCGTCAACCTGCTGTCCGCCGAGCGCGACATCCGGCTGATGGCGCTCGGCGGCGACTACGACCCGCTGCACGACTCGTTCCTCGGGGTCTCGTGCGTTGACGCGATCGAGGCGCTCAACGTGGACCTGTGCTTCGTGTCGACCTCCGCGGTGTCCGGCGGGTTCGCCTTCCACCAGGAGCAGCGCATCGTGTCGGTGAAGCGCGCGATGCTCGGCGCGGCCGCCCGCAGCGTGCTGCTGATCGACCACTCCAAGCTCAGCCGGGTGGCGCTGCACCGGGTGGCGCCGCTGTCGGCGTTCGACCGCGTCATCGTCGACGACGGCGCCGGGGCCGACGCGCTGCGCGGGCTCGACGAGCACAAGGTGGCCTACGAGCTGGCGACGGCCTGA
- a CDS encoding DUF742 domain-containing protein, with the protein MNPRPLDLDDPDRLYTVTGGRSRAADADLDLVTLIVAENDPAPGMQSEHVAILRLCRNEPVAVVELSSHLRLPVSVVKILLLDLRDTGHITVRHPTSASATTHLADLDTLKEVLVGLKAL; encoded by the coding sequence ATGAACCCGCGCCCCCTGGATCTCGACGATCCGGACCGGCTGTACACCGTGACCGGTGGCCGCAGCCGGGCCGCGGACGCCGACCTCGACCTCGTCACGCTGATCGTCGCGGAGAACGACCCGGCGCCGGGCATGCAGTCCGAGCACGTCGCGATCCTGCGGCTGTGCCGGAACGAGCCGGTGGCCGTCGTCGAGCTGTCCTCCCACCTGCGGCTGCCGGTGAGCGTCGTGAAGATCCTCCTGCTCGACCTGCGCGACACCGGCCACATCACCGTCCGCCATCCGACGTCGGCCTCCGCGACGACCCACCTGGCCGACCTGGACACCCTGAAGGAGGTGCTCGTTGGACTCAAAGCCCTCTGA
- a CDS encoding ABC transporter substrate-binding protein translates to MTSSFQNAALSRRGFLRMSGGVAAAAALPAGLAACGGSSGGSGTLRLVGVADQQKALDLLTKAYTGAKFSTSFAPTDQVQTSVRTQLGAGNAPDLHVVFPGNGSAMSMAQIAQAGLLADLSGQAWTKKIPASLKPAFQKDGKTFLYSAGSSVIGAIYNTKVFEKAGVEPPKTWSEFLDVCEKLKKKGTVPIALGAQTPWVTQLITYALVPSTVYAKNPQFDSQMRAGSASFAQSGWVQALDMYLELQKRGYFNDNPNGTTFEQQTSMVATGKAAMAIQVSAVLPDFRKAATNAADLSMFPVPGADDAAQVRIPAGVVVGLGVSARSKNKEAAEKFVAFLGEQQNINRWAEAVACVPLVRDSSSKIDPVLQPFLPYLDGDKADPFMDQAWPNAEVQPAHFALVQELLAGKTTVAEGLAKLDETYRKK, encoded by the coding sequence ATGACATCGTCGTTCCAGAACGCGGCCCTCAGCCGCCGAGGATTCCTGCGGATGTCCGGAGGTGTCGCGGCCGCGGCCGCGCTGCCGGCGGGACTGGCCGCCTGCGGGGGGTCGTCCGGCGGCTCGGGGACCCTGCGCCTGGTGGGGGTCGCCGACCAGCAGAAGGCGCTCGACCTGCTCACGAAGGCCTACACCGGAGCCAAGTTCAGCACCTCGTTCGCACCCACCGACCAGGTGCAGACGTCGGTGCGGACCCAGCTCGGCGCCGGCAACGCCCCCGACCTGCACGTGGTCTTCCCGGGCAACGGCAGCGCGATGAGCATGGCGCAGATCGCCCAGGCGGGGCTGCTCGCCGACCTGAGCGGCCAGGCGTGGACGAAGAAGATCCCGGCGAGCCTGAAGCCGGCGTTCCAGAAGGACGGCAAGACCTTCCTCTACTCGGCCGGGTCGAGCGTCATCGGCGCGATCTACAACACGAAGGTCTTCGAGAAGGCCGGAGTGGAACCGCCGAAGACCTGGAGCGAGTTCCTCGACGTCTGCGAGAAGCTCAAGAAGAAGGGCACGGTCCCGATCGCGCTCGGCGCGCAGACCCCCTGGGTCACGCAGCTGATCACCTACGCGCTGGTGCCGTCCACCGTGTACGCCAAGAACCCGCAGTTCGACAGCCAGATGCGGGCGGGGTCGGCGTCCTTCGCCCAGTCCGGCTGGGTGCAGGCCCTCGACATGTACCTGGAGCTGCAGAAGCGCGGCTACTTCAACGACAACCCCAACGGCACGACCTTCGAGCAGCAGACGTCCATGGTCGCGACCGGCAAGGCCGCCATGGCGATCCAGGTCTCGGCGGTCCTGCCCGACTTCCGCAAGGCGGCGACGAACGCCGCCGACCTGTCGATGTTCCCGGTGCCGGGCGCGGACGACGCGGCGCAGGTGCGGATCCCCGCCGGGGTCGTCGTGGGGCTCGGCGTCAGCGCCCGCAGCAAGAACAAGGAGGCCGCCGAGAAGTTCGTCGCGTTCCTCGGCGAGCAGCAGAACATCAACCGATGGGCCGAGGCCGTCGCCTGCGTCCCGCTCGTCCGCGACTCCTCCTCCAAGATCGACCCGGTTCTGCAGCCGTTCCTGCCGTACCTCGACGGCGACAAGGCCGACCCGTTCATGGACCAGGCGTGGCCGAACGCCGAGGTGCAGCCCGCCCACTTCGCGCTGGTGCAGGAGCTGCTCGCGGGCAAGACGACGGTGGCCGAGGGCCTGGCCAAGCTGGACGAGACCTACCGGAAGAAGTAG
- a CDS encoding sensor histidine kinase encodes MATGADRARTERAALERAFWVWLIVAIVSGGAWLGALLAVDEAARTIVALGGGAGTLLVSIAVGAAAYYAECARAARARLARVESESDLLERRLQELVDGPLPALIERLHAGAAPDETLAELQAVPNHLLGRLVRLVAEGVAASERHASRAEGELAALEEEVDRLADSTLPALIERIRGDRASAAAVLAEFPAPAHAALDRLLRALADDVAAGERTRAAAMAASAAAAARIQAQTTRMLAQLRELEDRYSEDEVFGDLLDLDHHVSQMGRLADSIALLSGGRSGRRWTKPIVLESVIRGAMGRIASYQRVQYHSTSTAAIAGFAAEGVMHALAELMDNAANFSPHGSAVHVYAEEEDAGIVITVEDSGLGMRQRERERAERLVSEAADLTSLPGTRLGLAVVGRLAGKHGLRINFRPSSRGGVGVVVLIPRQLVTHSSGGAGAGTLAESIRNAPRSTGAHARGPAREPAPAMAAAAAPAATAADAADPAAYLPKRRRGATLTDVVEPQEAPPPLPRDPGARFAAFRASTSGSHRTTGGAETGDAEQVPSTEDPDQ; translated from the coding sequence ATGGCAACAGGAGCGGATCGAGCACGCACCGAGCGCGCCGCGCTGGAACGCGCCTTCTGGGTCTGGCTGATCGTGGCGATCGTCAGCGGCGGCGCGTGGCTGGGGGCGCTCCTCGCCGTGGACGAGGCAGCGCGGACCATCGTCGCCCTCGGCGGCGGGGCGGGGACGCTCCTGGTGAGCATCGCCGTCGGGGCCGCGGCCTACTACGCCGAGTGCGCGCGGGCCGCCCGCGCGCGGCTGGCCCGGGTCGAGAGCGAGAGCGACCTCCTGGAGCGCAGGCTCCAGGAACTGGTCGACGGACCGCTCCCGGCGCTGATCGAGCGGCTCCACGCCGGAGCGGCGCCGGACGAGACCCTGGCCGAGCTGCAGGCCGTCCCGAACCACCTGCTGGGCCGCCTGGTGCGCCTGGTCGCCGAGGGCGTCGCCGCGAGCGAGCGGCACGCGTCCCGGGCCGAGGGCGAGCTGGCCGCGCTGGAGGAGGAGGTCGACCGGCTCGCCGACTCGACGCTGCCCGCCCTGATCGAACGGATCCGCGGCGACCGCGCCTCGGCCGCCGCCGTGCTGGCCGAGTTCCCGGCGCCCGCGCACGCGGCGCTCGACCGGCTCCTGCGCGCGCTCGCCGACGACGTGGCCGCCGGGGAGCGCACCCGGGCGGCGGCCATGGCCGCCTCCGCGGCCGCGGCGGCGCGGATCCAGGCGCAGACGACCCGCATGCTCGCCCAGCTCCGGGAGCTGGAGGACCGCTACAGCGAGGACGAGGTCTTCGGCGACCTGCTCGACCTCGACCACCACGTCTCCCAGATGGGGCGCCTGGCCGACAGCATCGCGCTGCTCAGCGGCGGGCGCTCGGGGCGCCGCTGGACCAAGCCCATCGTCCTGGAGAGCGTCATCCGCGGCGCCATGGGGCGGATCGCGTCCTACCAGCGCGTCCAGTACCACTCGACCAGCACCGCCGCCATCGCCGGGTTCGCGGCCGAGGGCGTCATGCACGCGCTGGCCGAACTGATGGACAACGCCGCCAACTTCTCCCCTCACGGCTCGGCCGTGCACGTCTACGCGGAGGAGGAGGACGCCGGGATCGTCATCACGGTCGAGGACAGCGGGCTCGGCATGCGCCAGCGCGAGCGCGAGCGCGCCGAGCGGCTGGTCTCCGAGGCCGCCGACCTGACGTCGCTGCCCGGCACCCGGCTGGGCCTCGCGGTGGTCGGGCGGCTGGCGGGCAAGCACGGCCTGCGGATCAACTTCCGGCCGTCCTCGCGCGGCGGCGTCGGCGTCGTCGTGCTGATCCCGCGCCAGCTCGTCACCCACTCCTCCGGCGGCGCCGGAGCGGGCACCCTGGCGGAGTCCATCCGCAACGCGCCGAGGAGCACCGGCGCCCACGCCCGCGGACCGGCCCGCGAACCCGCCCCCGCCATGGCCGCCGCGGCGGCGCCCGCGGCCACCGCGGCGGACGCCGCCGACCCGGCCGCGTACCTGCCCAAGCGCCGTCGCGGCGCCACGCTCACCGACGTGGTGGAGCCGCAGGAGGCCCCGCCGCCCCTCCCCCGCGACCCGGGGGCCCGGTTCGCCGCGTTCCGCGCGTCCACATCGGGGAGCCACCGGACGACCGGCGGCGCCGAGACCGGCGACGCCGAGCAGGTCCCGTCCACCGAAGACCCCGATCAGTAG